Below is a window of Geomonas oryzisoli DNA.
GCCCGCCCTCTTGCCGCCGAGCACCCACACGGCCTTTTCCGCATCGATCAGGGTACGGGTCTGATAGTCGCCGACCGCTATCGTCTTTGGTGTCTTGTCGATCTTGGTGGCAAGCTCCAGCGCTGCACAGTGGAGACTGCAAGCGCCGAACGAGGTACCGTCGTCGTACTCGATCAGTACCCTGCTGTGGGCGAACTTTCCCCTATCCATGCCGCAATAGGTACATGCCGGATGATTCTCTATGTCGCCTCCCGCCGCAAAAACAGCAGCGACGAAATTCAGCAGCAGGATTGAAACGAAACACAGCTTTTTCATGACTGCCCTCCATGGGGTTATGTAGGTTGATGGAAGATGCCTGCGGCACGGACCGCCGGCAGTATCCGCATCAGCGCCGATTCACCTCGGCAGGACCGGCGTCGCCACTTTTCTTGCCGAACTGCCGGTCGACGAGTTTTCGCAGCGTATCAGCCTGGATCGCTCCCAAAATCTTTTCCCGGATGATCCCGTTCCGGTCCAGGATGAAGACTGTCGGGAAGCCCAATACCCGGTACTGCTTCAACAGGTTTGCCCCTTCGTCCGCCAGCATTGTAAAGGTTATGCCGTTTTTCCTGGCGTAAGCGGCTACGTCTTTTTGTGAACACAACTCGGCGATAGCCACCATCGCGAACTGGTCGTGGGAGTACCGTTGGTAAAGAGGCTCGAGTTGCTTGACGTTCTCGCCGCAGCAGGAATCCGTCCAGAAATAAACGACAACGACCTTGCCCTTGAGCCGGTGCAGATTCACCGGCTCGGCATTGATGTCAACGCCTGCAATTGCCGGCGCAAGTGCTCCGACTTTTGTGTCGACGTTACTCTCGCATCCGGTCAAAAATGCGAGGCACGCCGCCACTAAAATCATGATCCTCATCAGGGAGCCTCCTGTGGAATTATGACGTTGCCGCCGACAGCTGAATGAACTCCCGGCAGCACTCATGGGACGAACCGGCATACGCAGGTTGATCTTCGGCGCGTGCAGAGAATAGCGCACAGCGGCCCCGTGGCGCAGTTCTGCGCATTTTCGGCAGAGCAGCCGGGGGGACTGATGGCATCATCGAAATATCTAGCTTGGTCGGGATTATGCCTGTCGCGGAGGGGGCTCGGGTGGGTCCGTAAAACGCGAGTAGAGATGTGCGGGGTGGTTCCGATGGCGGGGCTCTGCCTGGAAAATGGCCCAAGGGCCGGTGAAGTAATAGGGGAGGAGATCGTTGCTAGAAAGGTCCGACAGGGTGACTGCATTGTCACCCCCGCAGGGACAGCCACAGGAAGCTATGAATGTTCTTTTGACGCTGGGTTTATTTTTGCAGCAGTCCGGGGTGGCGTCTTCTTGCGCCTGTTGCTGACGTTTCTGACTACAGCAGCAGGTCTGTGACGCCCTGCTCTCCGGCGAGCATCCGCAGATGGAACAGTCGCCTGAGCACTCATTGGTAATGGCATGCACCACTTTGTTTGAAGCCATGGCGACATTCGCAAGCGGGCCGCAGGCTATTACCAGATAGATCACTGACAGGACGGCAGCTATCAGGCGGCGCACAGGACGCTTTTTGCTATGTCTCATGACCTTCGCCATGTAGTCACGTTCTCTCATTTCGGCACATCAAGGCTACCGAGTACGGCACAGGAAATGGTCCCGCAGGCAGATTCTTCAGGCGACCTACTATACATTCAAAACATTGAACGTCAAATATTTTTACTAAGATGTTCTCATCGTGGTTGAGTGTTATGCTGTGTCGGCAGGTCACGACCCGTTCGTGCAGATGATGTCGGTGAATCGTTCCACCAGGGCGGGGTTGCCGTGCAGGGGACGTCTGTTCCTGCACTTTTGTACGGCAATGTTTGGGAAGTCGTGCGGCGAACGGATCTGCTTGAGCTGCCCGGACTCGATGAGGACCTTGTCGACGCCTGCCATCCGTCCCTTGAAAGTCGTATATGCCGGAATTCCCAGGGCCACAGCCTCCCTGTTCATGGAACCACCGGCGCTTATGACGAGGTCGGAATGGTAGACCAGTTGATGGCCGTCCATGAAGAAGGGGAGGGGCACCAGGTTCTCCAGGCGCAGCGCCTTCGCTTTCTCCAGTTGCGTACCGTTTCTGGGGAGGTAAAGGATTTTCACCTTCGGCCGGCCCGCAACGAAAGATAGCACCTGGTAAA
It encodes the following:
- a CDS encoding nitrous oxide reductase accessory protein NosL, yielding MKKLCFVSILLLNFVAAVFAAGGDIENHPACTYCGMDRGKFAHSRVLIEYDDGTSFGACSLHCAALELATKIDKTPKTIAVGDYQTRTLIDAEKAVWVLGGKRAGVMTGNAKWAFAEKGAAAAFIKENGGTAVTFDEAMKVAYEDMYRDTKQIRERRKMRRSQMPKGGQ
- a CDS encoding TlpA family protein disulfide reductase encodes the protein MRIMILVAACLAFLTGCESNVDTKVGALAPAIAGVDINAEPVNLHRLKGKVVVVYFWTDSCCGENVKQLEPLYQRYSHDQFAMVAIAELCSQKDVAAYARKNGITFTMLADEGANLLKQYRVLGFPTVFILDRNGIIREKILGAIQADTLRKLVDRQFGKKSGDAGPAEVNRR